DNA sequence from the Nocardia sp. BMG111209 genome:
GTGCACGGTGACGTATTCGACCGACTCGCGCATCTCCAGCAGGCCCTGCGCGTCCACCACCTGCCCGACCCGGGGCGGGGCCGCGCCGCGTTCCAGCCGGCGGCGGATCATCTGCGTCTCGTCCGCCTCCGACAGGTAGCCCAGCCGCAGTTGCATGGCGAACCGGTCCAGCTGGGCCTCCGGCAGCGGGTAGGTGCCCTCGTACTCGATCGGATTGTCGGTGGCCATCACGATGAACGGCTGTGGCAGCGGGAAGGTTTCGCCGTCGATGCTGACCTGGCCCTCGGCCATCGCCTCCAGCAGCGCGGCCTGGGTCTTCGGCGGCGTGCGGTTGATCTCGTCGGCCAGCAGCATGTGGGTGAAGACCGGGCCGCGGCGGAAATTGAAACGGCCGGAGGACATGTCGTAGATGGTCGAGCCGATCAGGTCCGCGGGCAGCAGATCCGGCGTGAACTGCACCCGGGTGAAGTTCAGGCCCAGTGTGGCGGCGAAGGATCGGGCGATCAGCGTCTTGCCCAGGCCGGGCAGGTCCTCGATCAGGATGTGCCCGCCGGACAGCACCGCGACCATGATCAGCTGTAGTTCGTCGCGCTTGCCGACCACGACCCGGCCGATCTCGCGCAGTATCGCCTCGGTCCGGGACACCGTGACATCCATCGGCGCCGTCATGGTCGCACCCGCCTGTTCCTCACCGTTGCCTCACATCTCCTGCAGCCGGCGCAGGATCTCGTCCAGGGCCGCGCGTCCCGGCGCCCGCTCGTGCTGCTCGCGCGGCGCCGCGTTCTCCGGGTCGACCCAGGGCCACAGCTCGGGTCCGAACTGCACCTGTCCCGCGGCGGCCGTGGCGCGCCGATCCTTGGCGACCCGGTGCCCGGTGGACAGTTCGAATTCCTTGGCCAGCAACGGGCGCAGGTGCCGATCCCAATCAGCGCGGGAACCGTCGGCCCGATCGGCCAGCATCTGCGCGCGGGACCGCCAGCGCCGCAACATCTCCGCCGGGCCGTTGTCGATCTCGTAGTCCTCCGGCCCGGTGTCCGGCGCCGGACGGGCCCGCTCCACCAGCGATCGGACCAGCAGCGCGAGCGTGAGAGTCAGTGG
Encoded proteins:
- a CDS encoding MoxR family ATPase, with the protein product MTAPMDVTVSRTEAILREIGRVVVGKRDELQLIMVAVLSGGHILIEDLPGLGKTLIARSFAATLGLNFTRVQFTPDLLPADLIGSTIYDMSSGRFNFRRGPVFTHMLLADEINRTPPKTQAALLEAMAEGQVSIDGETFPLPQPFIVMATDNPIEYEGTYPLPEAQLDRFAMQLRLGYLSEADETQMIRRRLERGAAPPRVGQVVDAQGLLEMRESVEYVTVHPDVVTYVVSLAAATRGHPQVEVGASPRAELDLVQMARARALLLGRDYVIPEDVKALAVPAMAHRITLRPEMWVRRIRGEDVIAELLRRLPVPRATSS